A genome region from Staphylococcus capitis subsp. capitis includes the following:
- a CDS encoding DUF5325 family protein, whose product MQQKKSKGIFWVFSILAVIFLVSFSFALGAANVPWMILTFILLIATFGVGFTVKKKYRENNWL is encoded by the coding sequence ATGCAACAAAAAAAATCAAAAGGCATCTTCTGGGTATTTTCTATTTTAGCAGTCATTTTCTTAGTATCATTTAGTTTTGCATTAGGCGCTGCTAACGTTCCATGGATGATTTTAACATTTATATTACTCATTGCAACATTTGGCGTTGGATTCACTGTTAAAAAGAAATACCGAGAAAACAACTGGCTATAG